The following coding sequences lie in one Tichowtungia aerotolerans genomic window:
- a CDS encoding sulfatase family protein, whose product MKRRDYLRSLGLGAGACLLGSNAFAAKRRQPNLLFVFPDQMRREAMGFWQQGRFKGVLPTLSDPVYTPVLDQLAQESVVFTQAVSTCPVCSPYRAMLMSGMWPWQNGVVNNCHQNRRDSLRHDIDCFTDVLRNAGYSTCYVGKTHWEMNKPLFDENQNYVGVTEAPGGHYINAYDTYIPPGRGRHSNDYWFQCVKDVHKDPYVYSNRPEQIEGKKDGIQYRPKLYSPKLEADVVIDYLQNNTGQRDGSKPFSIIWAPNPPHSPYGSEKDCDEVVYRELYKGKEGLLNRPNVTGENKALAEKRAPFYFSNVTGIDKQLGRILQVLEESGEADNTIVVFTADHGEMMGSHNKFGKLVIYEEAFCVPLMIKYPGKTKGTLEDLMITPPDIMPTVLGLLGLEDRIPETVEGKNYSREIISGDWATQSKPKSAHFLGFNSKFRGLRTDRYTYQIDETGEQMLFDNKNDPYQMTKLQLTDIPEADADFILSELGMWLKQSGDPWFRQKKLSSVIKYP is encoded by the coding sequence ATGAAACGTCGTGATTACTTGAGGTCTCTCGGTCTTGGAGCAGGGGCATGTCTGCTTGGATCCAACGCTTTTGCCGCAAAACGCAGGCAACCCAACTTATTGTTTGTATTTCCCGACCAGATGCGGCGTGAAGCGATGGGGTTCTGGCAGCAGGGACGGTTTAAGGGTGTTTTACCAACGCTGAGTGATCCGGTTTATACACCTGTACTTGATCAGCTTGCACAGGAAAGCGTGGTGTTTACCCAGGCCGTCAGTACCTGTCCGGTTTGCAGTCCGTACCGTGCTATGCTGATGTCAGGTATGTGGCCTTGGCAAAACGGGGTGGTGAACAATTGCCATCAAAACCGCAGGGATTCCCTGCGACACGACATAGACTGCTTTACCGATGTGTTGCGCAATGCCGGCTACAGCACCTGCTATGTCGGTAAGACGCACTGGGAGATGAACAAGCCGCTGTTTGATGAAAACCAGAACTATGTTGGGGTCACCGAAGCGCCAGGCGGGCATTACATAAACGCATACGATACGTATATTCCACCGGGTCGTGGACGTCACAGCAACGACTACTGGTTTCAATGCGTGAAGGATGTTCATAAGGATCCGTATGTATATTCGAATCGACCCGAACAAATCGAGGGGAAGAAGGACGGCATCCAGTATCGTCCAAAGCTTTATTCGCCTAAGCTGGAAGCGGATGTGGTGATTGATTATCTTCAAAACAATACCGGCCAGCGAGATGGCTCAAAGCCCTTTTCCATTATCTGGGCGCCGAATCCGCCGCATAGTCCATACGGTTCCGAAAAAGACTGCGACGAAGTTGTTTACCGTGAATTGTACAAGGGGAAAGAAGGCCTGCTCAATCGCCCGAATGTAACCGGTGAGAACAAAGCATTGGCTGAAAAACGCGCGCCGTTCTATTTTTCAAACGTTACCGGCATCGATAAGCAGCTTGGCCGGATTCTTCAGGTTCTGGAAGAATCCGGTGAAGCAGACAATACGATTGTAGTGTTTACCGCCGATCATGGGGAGATGATGGGCAGTCATAACAAATTCGGCAAGCTGGTCATTTATGAGGAAGCGTTCTGTGTGCCCCTCATGATCAAATATCCGGGGAAGACCAAGGGGACACTTGAAGATCTGATGATTACACCACCCGACATCATGCCGACCGTGTTGGGGTTGTTGGGCTTGGAGGATCGTATTCCCGAAACGGTTGAGGGGAAAAACTATTCCCGTGAAATCATATCGGGTGACTGGGCGACGCAGTCGAAGCCAAAATCGGCACATTTTCTGGGATTCAACAGTAAATTCAGGGGGCTTCGAACGGATCGATATACCTATCAAATAGATGAAACAGGCGAACAGATGTTGTTCGATAATAAAAACGATCCCTATCAGATGACAAAGCTTCAGTTGACGGATATTCCGGAGGCAGATGCCGATTTTATTCTTTCCGAACTGGGCATGTGGCTGAAGCAATCCGGCGATCCGTGGTTTCGTCAGAAAAAACTTTCCAGTGTGATTAAATATCCTTGA
- a CDS encoding chondroitinase family polysaccharide lyase — protein MNTQKLHHCKRVKKTWADGVHFMHLSFIFFLFSQPGFSPADTLVGSFHLQSLFTETACESAVGLPTRLTSGDINTRGTVSGSASYLVGHALGADGYAGAQIKSLADAAEYNNMVRYGEANKGGVVFYDFDLSGWATGKDIGYSTNQVGLAIRLNYANRRTAASFPLPVYVSYSDGSSLTLDTTVTTTETAGSATAYGLVSNTAHFIKIGEIPAGPPAAGTKTFDITEHLLASTNQVLRIALFVTEYYGDLRLESDSGLVEITGGSVTVPVSCMASWQDWDSANLSNIATINGSCDFIAGPAFDGPYSLRFNYSANSSLTFPCRYPSGDLYYGAYFFSALFDPDTSSNETYLIEFIEGGSVACTITLHPDRPFWNRAEAHQVERYDKFQPKTPHGLLMDDYIPRYPDSIRIKPPQGRSGTVYIGKLFLGNETKKTQLNLQMDEVTAPISASLPSLPSSVTTNQSNDLAQIRIRLEEIFGVASYATVSSISTNTMTDLQARYQAYNIQWNASAGVWAGDNTMMYQGSSDYACNEKFLGDLMLEVATAYRNTTDATQKNELKNMYFDLFDFSECIFGIPDNWAAGMNYLPSAFLMRAELDSTGRLSPLFLGTCRNRIGFNRIYREDSWFAQTGINGWNETQSSRDISRDGEMGENVDYLRIISIQLVINAVLGATENECVRDLEAVCNYFSDIAFQTAPGTLDGFRPDGLAYHHWGWVAQYGIDCLVQVPKIVYALSGTEFRIREAAHQRVKDALISLDWMSLYSIVPSTLSGKSGFPYAYGGRTHNTPDPFAWMALSGTPDGTDSIDEEMAGIFLRSFNDFLPNSADPSMFASNSQTMLSNANYSATTAPEGTRIYSYGDMAVHRKNGWLWSVKGHSKFQFTRESADPWVTYLGYGMLDLVQDYWVRYGIIRLESEFGVNGYDWRKYPGTTTIDFSDIQDIVNHEYKRWWSDETFVGGLVQNGNGIFTMCIKGSATNSLGSYRAKKSWFFFDGTAVAMGSGISNSVSAEPTITTLYQDGITSSTETWFNNTSGTTGLSTDSTAILGSSAWLVDSESTGYWVPAGENLTVKRRAQTNPNWDNNANVSGDFALAWLNHGNAPNNASYWYVQTVGATPAAMSAFNTSMNSGTPPFQILENSDRAHAVWSEAEQTCGITVFDVTSALDIRDVKTVSRPCVLMMQESSSSLRKLSVADPDLDLIDHAVYSNNESWGYSSEHTVTIVLNGLWSVGTPPENLSAVLTNGAQNTTTLTLTVKEGLTTDIDLVAIPKAMADQINSFNAWLGYYGLSNISTSADSDKDTVTDLQEYAFNLNPAKSDRQVLVPDIGTSGLPFIGVDTCAEPILNVTYLRRKDAPNLSYTVEFCNDLVSNNWEPATSIETITLINSVWEQVKISDSVTNPLCRFGRVRIGVYE, from the coding sequence ATGAATACACAGAAATTACATCATTGCAAAAGGGTGAAAAAGACATGGGCCGACGGTGTGCATTTTATGCATCTGTCCTTTATTTTTTTTCTGTTCAGTCAGCCCGGTTTCTCGCCGGCAGACACGCTGGTGGGGTCCTTTCATCTGCAGTCGCTGTTCACCGAAACGGCATGTGAAAGTGCAGTCGGCCTGCCGACGCGCCTGACTTCCGGCGATATAAATACCCGTGGAACCGTTTCCGGAAGCGCAAGCTATCTGGTCGGGCATGCCCTCGGTGCCGATGGCTATGCAGGTGCCCAGATCAAATCTCTGGCCGATGCCGCCGAATACAACAATATGGTTCGATATGGCGAAGCGAACAAAGGCGGTGTCGTTTTTTATGATTTCGACCTGTCAGGCTGGGCAACTGGAAAAGACATTGGATACAGCACAAACCAGGTGGGTCTCGCCATTCGGTTGAACTATGCGAACCGACGCACAGCTGCATCGTTTCCTCTGCCGGTTTATGTCAGCTATTCCGATGGAAGCAGTCTCACGCTGGACACCACAGTCACCACCACCGAAACCGCCGGTTCAGCCACTGCATATGGGCTGGTCTCCAATACGGCTCACTTTATAAAGATCGGGGAAATTCCGGCGGGGCCGCCTGCCGCCGGCACAAAAACCTTTGATATAACCGAGCACCTTCTGGCCTCCACCAACCAGGTGCTGCGCATTGCCCTGTTTGTGACGGAATACTACGGCGACCTTCGGCTTGAATCCGATTCAGGACTGGTTGAAATAACAGGCGGCAGTGTAACTGTTCCTGTTTCATGCATGGCCTCGTGGCAGGATTGGGATTCCGCAAACCTTTCGAACATCGCAACCATCAACGGCTCCTGCGATTTCATCGCCGGTCCGGCCTTCGATGGCCCATACTCTCTCCGGTTTAATTACAGTGCAAACAGCTCCCTCACATTCCCCTGTCGCTATCCCAGTGGCGATCTGTACTACGGTGCTTATTTCTTTTCCGCCCTGTTTGACCCCGACACATCGAGCAACGAAACCTACCTGATTGAATTCATTGAAGGCGGTTCTGTTGCATGCACCATAACACTCCACCCGGATCGCCCGTTCTGGAACCGGGCCGAAGCGCACCAAGTTGAGCGTTATGATAAGTTTCAACCCAAAACACCGCACGGACTTTTGATGGATGATTATATCCCTCGCTATCCCGACTCCATTCGAATCAAACCGCCGCAGGGCCGCAGTGGAACAGTTTATATCGGCAAACTGTTTCTCGGAAATGAAACAAAAAAAACACAACTCAACCTTCAGATGGACGAAGTGACGGCTCCGATTTCTGCCTCTCTTCCCTCGCTCCCTTCTTCGGTTACAACCAATCAGTCGAATGATCTTGCACAGATTAGGATACGACTCGAAGAGATCTTCGGTGTGGCCTCATACGCCACAGTTTCTTCAATTTCCACGAACACCATGACCGATCTGCAGGCTCGTTATCAGGCTTACAATATTCAGTGGAATGCATCGGCAGGGGTTTGGGCCGGCGACAACACGATGATGTATCAGGGTTCAAGTGATTATGCTTGCAATGAGAAATTTCTCGGCGACCTGATGCTTGAAGTTGCAACAGCCTACCGAAACACGACAGATGCGACGCAAAAAAACGAACTGAAAAACATGTACTTCGACCTGTTCGATTTTTCTGAATGTATCTTCGGTATCCCGGACAACTGGGCCGCAGGCATGAACTATCTTCCATCTGCATTTTTAATGCGTGCAGAGCTGGACAGCACCGGACGGCTCTCGCCGCTCTTTCTGGGAACCTGTCGGAACCGAATCGGGTTCAATCGAATTTACCGCGAAGATTCATGGTTTGCTCAGACCGGCATTAACGGATGGAATGAAACCCAGTCTTCGCGCGATATTTCACGCGACGGCGAAATGGGGGAGAACGTGGACTATCTCCGCATCATCTCGATACAGTTGGTCATCAACGCGGTTCTGGGCGCAACCGAAAACGAATGTGTTCGCGATCTGGAAGCGGTATGCAATTATTTTTCGGACATTGCTTTCCAGACAGCGCCCGGCACGCTGGATGGATTTCGGCCGGACGGTCTGGCCTATCACCACTGGGGCTGGGTCGCCCAGTACGGGATCGATTGCCTGGTGCAGGTGCCTAAAATTGTTTACGCCTTGTCAGGCACAGAATTTCGAATCAGGGAAGCCGCTCATCAACGTGTGAAAGATGCTCTCATCAGCCTCGATTGGATGAGCCTGTACAGTATTGTGCCTAGCACCCTCAGCGGAAAAAGCGGGTTCCCCTACGCCTATGGCGGTCGCACACATAACACGCCCGATCCATTCGCGTGGATGGCTTTAAGCGGAACCCCGGATGGAACCGATTCAATCGACGAGGAAATGGCCGGTATCTTCTTACGGTCATTTAATGACTTCCTCCCGAACAGCGCAGATCCTTCGATGTTCGCATCAAACAGCCAGACCATGCTTTCAAACGCAAACTATTCTGCGACGACAGCGCCGGAAGGCACCCGGATTTACAGTTATGGCGACATGGCCGTTCACCGGAAAAACGGCTGGCTCTGGTCTGTTAAAGGGCACAGTAAATTCCAGTTCACCCGCGAGTCGGCCGATCCGTGGGTGACCTATCTGGGCTACGGTATGCTCGACCTGGTCCAGGACTACTGGGTTCGATACGGCATCATCAGGTTGGAGAGCGAATTCGGAGTGAACGGATATGATTGGCGGAAATATCCCGGCACAACCACTATCGATTTTTCTGATATTCAGGACATCGTAAACCATGAATATAAACGGTGGTGGAGCGACGAAACCTTTGTTGGCGGGCTGGTTCAAAACGGAAACGGAATATTCACGATGTGCATAAAAGGTTCCGCCACCAACTCCCTCGGTTCTTATCGCGCAAAAAAGAGCTGGTTCTTTTTCGATGGCACAGCTGTTGCGATGGGCAGCGGAATCAGCAATTCCGTGTCGGCGGAGCCGACCATTACCACTCTTTATCAGGATGGAATCACCTCTTCCACTGAAACGTGGTTCAATAACACATCAGGAACAACCGGACTCAGCACGGACAGTACCGCCATACTCGGTTCATCGGCATGGCTGGTCGATTCCGAAAGTACCGGCTACTGGGTGCCCGCCGGAGAAAATCTGACAGTGAAACGCCGGGCGCAAACCAACCCGAACTGGGACAACAATGCAAACGTCTCCGGCGATTTCGCCCTCGCGTGGCTCAATCATGGCAATGCCCCGAACAATGCTTCTTATTGGTATGTGCAGACCGTTGGAGCCACGCCCGCTGCAATGAGCGCTTTCAATACGTCCATGAACAGCGGCACACCGCCTTTCCAAATATTGGAAAACTCAGACCGGGCACATGCCGTTTGGTCGGAAGCAGAGCAGACTTGCGGCATCACGGTTTTTGATGTTACCTCCGCCTTGGATATCCGCGATGTCAAGACCGTCTCGCGGCCATGTGTTCTGATGATGCAGGAGTCTTCTTCCAGCCTGCGGAAACTCAGTGTCGCGGATCCTGATCTCGATCTGATAGACCATGCCGTGTACAGCAACAACGAAAGTTGGGGATACAGTTCTGAGCACACCGTTACGATTGTGCTTAACGGGCTTTGGAGTGTCGGAACTCCGCCCGAGAACCTGTCAGCAGTGCTGACCAACGGTGCCCAAAACACAACTACGCTGACGCTGACAGTCAAAGAAGGCCTCACAACCGATATTGACCTTGTGGCAATCCCGAAAGCAATGGCCGATCAAATAAACAGCTTTAATGCATGGCTTGGATATTATGGTCTCAGCAATATTTCAACTTCAGCTGATTCCGATAAAGACACAGTAACCGACCTGCAGGAATACGCATTCAATCTGAACCCGGCGAAATCCGATCGGCAGGTCCTGGTTCCAGACATTGGAACGTCCGGTCTCCCTTTCATTGGAGTCGATACCTGTGCGGAGCCGATACTTAATGTAACTTATTTGCGCCGCAAAGACGCCCCTAACCTGAGTTATACCGTTGAGTTTTGCAACGACCTTGTTTCAAACAACTGGGAACCGGCAACCTCTATTGAGACCATCACCTTGATCAACTCAGTCTGGGAACAGGTGAAAATCAGCGATTCAGTTACAAACCCTCTTTGTCGCTTTGGCCGCGTCCGAATCGGCGTTTATGAGTAG
- a CDS encoding sugar phosphate isomerase/epimerase family protein, whose amino-acid sequence MEKSFKIYMATVLLDRNRWTEERNPSVKVSNWLERFSADGFDGLELWSFHATYASEEEQARLEQSALPIRLFNSYACFDREDSAQETDVVAAIRFGARGIKYNIGSDPALRKTYLKQLAAWRERVPQNIQLLCECHPGTIIEQPVAARAFFDELGMDGHGIIVHPFSRFDSLEEWLDLFGPDVMHAHMQMTDESGKLIRFDKRSDLAEQAIRIMQKKGYCGSYSLEFTEGVAAPGETPEMLYENARKDLSLLRSLLA is encoded by the coding sequence ATGGAAAAAAGTTTTAAAATATATATGGCCACTGTGCTGCTCGACCGCAACCGCTGGACGGAAGAACGCAACCCTTCTGTAAAAGTAAGTAACTGGCTGGAACGCTTCAGTGCCGACGGATTCGACGGACTGGAGCTGTGGTCGTTTCACGCGACATATGCTTCAGAAGAAGAACAGGCGCGGCTGGAACAGTCAGCTCTTCCGATCCGCCTGTTTAATTCCTACGCCTGTTTCGATCGCGAAGATTCGGCACAGGAAACCGATGTCGTCGCAGCCATCCGTTTCGGGGCGCGCGGAATCAAGTACAACATCGGCAGCGACCCCGCGCTGCGCAAAACGTATCTGAAACAGCTCGCTGCATGGCGTGAACGGGTTCCGCAAAACATACAGCTCCTGTGCGAATGCCATCCGGGAACGATTATCGAGCAGCCTGTCGCCGCGAGAGCCTTTTTCGACGAACTGGGCATGGACGGGCACGGAATCATTGTCCATCCGTTCAGTCGGTTTGATTCCCTCGAAGAATGGTTGGACCTGTTCGGCCCGGATGTTATGCACGCGCACATGCAGATGACTGATGAATCAGGTAAGCTTATACGCTTTGATAAACGTTCGGATCTTGCCGAACAGGCGATCCGGATCATGCAGAAAAAAGGTTATTGCGGGTCATACAGTCTGGAATTTACCGAAGGGGTTGCCGCGCCCGGCGAAACACCGGAAATGCTCTATGAAAACGCCCGTAAAGATTTATCGCTGTTGCGGTCACTGTTGGCATAA
- a CDS encoding chondroitinase family polysaccharide lyase — MRNVHLAAMLLIGASVCRAEQGSSSCGSCTDFPAGPIRVLESFEEGVPSYVQASGVPLTVNSRRMKHGNQSLSWQWNGNDTLTFRTLIGYRRQRLLTELQKDHQENLHAAPDIDVYEAPRGFFMWIYNDVPRKQRLRFKFGHGVEVDCWFDYNLDFNGWRTVAIYYDRGDMAGTAREDMDFMTICAPSIGTGTFLIDTLGFSVPMNPRTATPNPQLPQIDRHPRLVSNYEHRMYQFSQYTPLYDPTPLTSQTIEDFRTLDRQAKELYLPDKSRRQWKDCRLDLIEERFRQFEIVREGEEIYGRPLVKDNIMFEYFQELGLSKDRHMEGLMSWEKNFGPTLLQIAEAWNCSDSSDVRDRLAAMFIDLFDYGIDQGFAVGAGLNWIHHYSYEIRDYAPAMFLMRDVLKEHERLQEAIDICKWFHGFNQVYRDDLVYGYEGRIASDADDMQGLLTQRLLCALIMNDSPEKARDLRHFSDHFSTVSTGYANALDEAFKPDGTVFHHAGHTLGYGGRAIYGAVRTWSILKHTQYAASPEAVQRLKKVANTYEFCLFGKNRKTPKAFASIRFQPYTHPKHFGNMPEALGEASASSGMRMLPYSCVGIKRQKNDWMITARTHSKYVYPFESWSRNYFAFPLFIANGYLDVSYPGSLDSTTPSDSVWFDGYDWRRWPGTTTVHLPEDIIATRVGQVRDEGGEYLFSDQPFCGGLETSYGCGVQVFSFKGHDKYELASFTGKKTWFYDGNKVVCLGSDIKSGIENYPVETTLFQDHLETETTPVLINGTECCAPLFEKTLNPKTWLMDTRRTGYAVLGMDEQSSLKLRRGLQENPNCTNTGMATGRFVTVWFDHSIQPVGASYAYVLVAATVPEEMQELADGLNGSVSPIRIVQQNADAHIVRLTEKRATAYAVYKKDGMDFETGLARHVDSASCFMIRQEEDRLRVSLSDPDLNIYDGQDDLLPDGTRGELSIYEHEWFYWPSRESKVHLTLNGRWKMDSLVRAMETTEQQAKVIAANEKSTMVEFTCRDGLSTELILSRVPEQ; from the coding sequence ATGCGAAATGTTCATTTGGCTGCCATGCTTTTGATCGGTGCTTCTGTGTGCCGGGCGGAACAGGGGAGCAGTTCATGTGGTTCCTGCACAGATTTTCCGGCAGGACCGATCCGCGTTCTGGAAAGTTTTGAAGAAGGGGTTCCATCCTATGTCCAGGCCTCGGGCGTTCCGCTGACCGTGAATTCGCGGCGCATGAAACACGGAAACCAATCGCTTTCCTGGCAATGGAACGGGAACGACACGTTGACGTTCAGAACACTTATCGGATACCGCAGGCAGCGGTTGCTCACTGAACTGCAGAAAGATCATCAGGAGAATCTGCACGCCGCCCCCGATATAGATGTCTATGAAGCACCGCGCGGCTTCTTCATGTGGATCTATAATGATGTCCCGCGAAAACAGCGCCTACGGTTCAAGTTTGGACATGGTGTCGAGGTGGATTGCTGGTTCGACTACAATCTGGACTTTAATGGATGGCGAACCGTCGCTATTTACTATGATCGCGGTGACATGGCGGGAACTGCGCGAGAAGACATGGATTTTATGACCATTTGCGCTCCCTCCATCGGCACGGGAACCTTTCTGATCGATACGTTGGGATTCTCCGTGCCGATGAACCCGCGCACGGCCACCCCCAATCCCCAGCTTCCGCAAATTGATCGTCATCCCCGGCTGGTAAGCAACTATGAACACCGCATGTATCAATTCAGCCAGTACACGCCCTTGTATGATCCAACGCCTCTGACTTCGCAGACCATCGAGGATTTTCGCACGCTGGACCGGCAGGCGAAGGAACTCTATCTGCCCGATAAATCGCGTCGCCAATGGAAAGACTGCCGACTTGATCTAATTGAAGAACGGTTCAGGCAGTTCGAGATCGTTCGCGAAGGTGAAGAAATCTACGGACGGCCTCTTGTCAAAGACAACATCATGTTTGAATATTTCCAGGAACTCGGCCTGTCCAAGGACCGTCACATGGAAGGCCTGATGAGCTGGGAAAAAAATTTCGGACCGACACTGCTGCAGATTGCCGAAGCATGGAACTGCAGTGACTCCAGCGATGTCCGGGACAGATTGGCTGCCATGTTCATCGACCTGTTCGATTACGGAATCGATCAGGGGTTTGCAGTTGGAGCAGGGCTGAACTGGATCCACCATTATTCATATGAGATCCGCGACTACGCGCCCGCCATGTTTCTCATGCGCGATGTGCTGAAAGAACACGAACGGCTCCAAGAGGCCATTGACATCTGCAAATGGTTCCACGGCTTTAACCAAGTCTATCGCGACGACCTGGTGTACGGGTACGAAGGACGGATTGCGAGCGATGCGGATGATATGCAGGGGCTCCTGACTCAACGGCTGCTTTGCGCATTGATAATGAATGACTCACCGGAAAAGGCGCGGGATCTGCGCCATTTCTCGGATCATTTTTCAACTGTTTCAACAGGATATGCCAATGCTCTGGATGAGGCATTCAAGCCTGACGGAACCGTGTTTCACCATGCCGGGCATACACTTGGGTACGGCGGAAGAGCAATCTATGGCGCTGTAAGAACCTGGTCCATTTTAAAACACACACAATACGCCGCCTCACCGGAGGCCGTCCAGCGTCTGAAAAAAGTCGCGAATACCTATGAATTCTGTTTGTTCGGGAAGAACCGGAAGACGCCGAAAGCCTTTGCCTCCATTCGCTTTCAGCCCTATACGCACCCGAAGCATTTCGGAAACATGCCTGAGGCATTGGGTGAAGCATCGGCTTCATCGGGAATGCGCATGCTGCCATACAGTTGCGTGGGCATTAAACGTCAAAAAAACGACTGGATGATCACGGCGCGAACGCACAGCAAATATGTCTATCCGTTTGAAAGCTGGAGCAGGAATTATTTCGCCTTTCCGCTCTTTATTGCCAACGGCTATCTGGATGTATCTTATCCCGGCAGTCTGGACAGCACAACGCCGTCCGACTCAGTCTGGTTTGACGGCTATGACTGGCGCCGCTGGCCGGGAACCACAACCGTGCATCTGCCTGAGGACATCATTGCAACCCGTGTCGGGCAGGTCCGGGATGAAGGAGGTGAATATCTGTTCAGCGATCAGCCCTTCTGCGGAGGTCTGGAAACAAGTTATGGTTGTGGCGTACAGGTATTTTCGTTCAAAGGGCATGACAAATACGAACTGGCATCATTCACAGGGAAGAAAACCTGGTTTTACGACGGTAACAAAGTGGTCTGCCTCGGCAGTGACATTAAAAGCGGCATTGAAAACTATCCTGTCGAGACAACTCTGTTTCAGGATCATCTGGAAACGGAAACCACTCCTGTTTTAATCAATGGAACGGAATGCTGTGCTCCATTGTTTGAAAAAACTTTGAATCCGAAAACCTGGCTGATGGATACCCGGAGAACGGGATATGCGGTGCTGGGCATGGATGAGCAGTCATCCCTGAAACTGAGGAGAGGCCTTCAGGAAAACCCGAACTGTACAAATACCGGTATGGCAACGGGTCGTTTCGTAACTGTGTGGTTTGATCATTCAATACAACCGGTCGGTGCATCCTACGCCTATGTCCTTGTCGCGGCGACCGTTCCCGAAGAAATGCAGGAACTGGCCGATGGGCTGAACGGAAGCGTCTCGCCCATCCGGATCGTCCAGCAGAACGCGGATGCTCACATTGTGCGTTTGACTGAAAAGCGCGCCACTGCCTATGCGGTCTATAAAAAGGACGGCATGGACTTTGAAACCGGACTCGCCAGGCATGTTGACAGCGCGTCCTGCTTCATGATCCGCCAGGAAGAAGACCGGCTGCGGGTTTCGCTGTCCGATCCTGATCTCAACATCTATGACGGACAGGATGACCTGTTGCCTGACGGCACAAGAGGCGAACTGTCCATTTATGAGCACGAGTGGTTCTACTGGCCCAGCCGGGAAAGCAAAGTCCATCTGACACTGAATGGACGCTGGAAGATGGATTCTCTGGTTCGCGCCATGGAAACAACGGAACAGCAGGCCAAAGTCATCGCTGCCAATGAGAAAAGCACAATGGTGGAATTCACCTGTCGCGATGGATTGAGTACAGAGCTGATTCTTTCACGAGTACCGGAACAGTAA
- a CDS encoding NAD(P)-dependent oxidoreductase produces MRRKIKSAILNDGVSWTKTEGDHIVSQVYAGGRMEVLTEITDLYPEIITTENFDAHAANLQDLEVVFSTWGMVSLSKEQLLQLPSLKAVFYAAGATSSFRAPLVDRGIKVCSAAAANAIPVAEFALGQILLAGAGFFRNTRECTDEKNMRRCTFRGTGNYDSRVAILGNGTISTRLQEFLSMHNLEVVVVPSRTASRTVSLEEAFATSFAVVNLFPDRDDNVGVFNAALFEKMMDGAVFINVGRGRQVNEADLIRVLKNRPDLTASLDVQWPEPPVDGSELYRLPNVLLTPHTAGSKAAELVRMADYMIEDFHRFNRNEPLKYEVTPDQL; encoded by the coding sequence ATGAGGCGAAAAATCAAATCCGCCATTTTGAATGATGGGGTGAGTTGGACGAAGACGGAAGGAGATCATATTGTTTCACAGGTCTATGCCGGGGGAAGGATGGAGGTGCTCACCGAAATCACCGATTTGTATCCGGAGATCATTACGACCGAAAACTTCGACGCACATGCGGCCAACCTGCAGGATCTGGAAGTTGTTTTCTCCACATGGGGCATGGTGTCGCTTTCAAAAGAACAGTTGCTTCAGCTTCCTTCCCTGAAAGCTGTGTTCTATGCAGCAGGTGCGACATCATCGTTTCGCGCTCCGCTTGTTGACCGGGGGATCAAAGTGTGCAGCGCGGCAGCGGCAAACGCCATTCCGGTGGCAGAATTTGCGCTTGGACAGATTTTGCTGGCCGGAGCCGGTTTTTTCAGAAACACACGCGAGTGTACAGATGAAAAAAATATGAGGCGCTGCACGTTTAGAGGCACGGGGAATTATGACAGCCGGGTGGCGATTCTCGGAAACGGCACTATATCCACTCGACTGCAGGAATTTCTGTCGATGCACAATCTGGAGGTCGTGGTTGTTCCTTCGCGGACGGCAAGTCGCACGGTTTCGCTCGAGGAGGCCTTTGCCACTTCGTTTGCCGTGGTAAACCTTTTTCCTGACCGCGACGACAACGTTGGCGTCTTTAACGCAGCACTGTTTGAGAAAATGATGGACGGCGCTGTCTTCATCAATGTCGGCCGCGGACGGCAGGTGAACGAAGCCGATCTGATTCGGGTTTTGAAAAACCGGCCGGATCTGACGGCTTCGCTGGATGTTCAATGGCCGGAGCCGCCGGTGGACGGATCGGAACTGTACAGGCTGCCGAATGTTTTACTCACACCGCATACCGCCGGGTCCAAAGCGGCGGAACTGGTCAGAATGGCTGATTATATGATCGAAGATTTTCATCGTTTTAACCGGAATGAACCTCTGAAATATGAAGTGACGCCCGATCAGCTGTAA